A genome region from Gaiellales bacterium includes the following:
- a CDS encoding cytochrome c oxidase assembly factor Coa1 family protein has translation MMSTSSRVPAAARIAVHAVPRCGKAAAHGTLCGVTVLRRHRQWAMLIAAAAGVLIAAGAISLTIVESVSKGPAYQAAVSYLRTSGDAGVARQQLGAILGFGLGVTGPVSESGSGGNARIAFDVHGNWRTGRVTFDLVKLGQSWVVTDGVLSVDGEQFRMPCTQPHSPTSCRES, from the coding sequence ATGATGTCCACATCGTCGCGCGTTCCGGCGGCCGCGCGCATCGCGGTGCACGCCGTTCCGCGCTGCGGGAAGGCCGCAGCCCATGGCACACTCTGCGGCGTGACCGTCCTGCGACGACACCGCCAGTGGGCCATGCTGATCGCCGCCGCCGCCGGCGTGCTGATCGCCGCCGGAGCGATCAGCCTGACGATCGTCGAGAGCGTGTCGAAGGGGCCTGCGTACCAGGCTGCCGTCTCGTACCTGCGAACCTCCGGCGACGCCGGCGTGGCGCGGCAGCAGCTGGGCGCGATCCTCGGGTTCGGGCTCGGGGTCACCGGCCCGGTGTCGGAGTCCGGCAGCGGAGGCAACGCCCGGATCGCGTTCGACGTCCACGGCAACTGGCGCACGGGCCGCGTCACGTTCGACCTGGTCAAGCTCGGGCAGTCGTGGGTCGTCACAGACGGCGTGCTGTCGGTCGACGGCGAGCAATTCCGTATGCCATGCACGCAACCGCACTCGCCTACGAGCTGCCGCGAGAGCTGA
- a CDS encoding HD domain-containing phosphohydrolase: MRPRSDSSQRRFDDLIAVIESTRALSSSADIPEAMSLFARELTLLFEASACLISSYDAESDAVTDWAAHVIPPATLNVVAEDYSLAEYPTTQRVLTELVSAATTVGDGGDAAEHAFLEQMGFKASMLTPLVMNGRAVGLIELLDTRARAFTEDDIEFCRLICDHAGIVLGTATLAERLEEQHLATVAALAAALEAKDAYTGNHAQTIAEFAVAVGEELGLTGRELRATRMGALLHDVGKIGIPESILNKPGPLTDDEFTVMKRHTLIGADIIAGIPGMEEVVSLVRSSHERWDGRGYPDGLQGNEVPRGAYVIAVCDAFHAMTEDRVYRKAMSFEGACEELRRCSGSQFMPAAVDALITVVERRGRRVRYSQAA, encoded by the coding sequence ATGCGTCCGCGGTCCGACAGCTCGCAGCGGCGGTTCGACGATCTCATTGCCGTGATCGAATCGACCCGTGCCCTGTCGTCGTCCGCCGACATTCCCGAGGCCATGTCGCTGTTCGCGCGGGAGCTGACGCTGCTGTTCGAGGCGAGCGCGTGCCTGATCTCCTCGTATGACGCCGAGTCGGACGCCGTCACCGATTGGGCGGCGCACGTGATCCCGCCCGCCACGCTGAACGTCGTGGCCGAGGACTATTCGCTGGCGGAGTATCCGACCACGCAGCGGGTGCTGACCGAGCTCGTGTCCGCGGCGACCACCGTCGGTGACGGCGGCGACGCCGCCGAGCACGCATTCCTCGAGCAGATGGGATTCAAGGCCAGCATGCTCACCCCGCTCGTGATGAACGGCAGGGCGGTCGGGCTGATCGAGCTGCTCGACACGCGCGCCCGCGCGTTCACCGAGGACGACATCGAGTTCTGCCGGCTGATCTGCGACCACGCCGGGATCGTGCTCGGCACGGCGACGCTGGCGGAGCGGCTCGAGGAGCAGCACCTTGCGACCGTCGCCGCCCTCGCCGCTGCGCTGGAGGCCAAGGACGCGTACACGGGCAACCACGCCCAGACGATCGCCGAGTTCGCGGTCGCCGTCGGCGAGGAGCTCGGCCTGACCGGCCGTGAGCTGCGCGCGACGCGGATGGGCGCGCTCCTGCACGACGTCGGCAAGATCGGGATCCCCGAGTCGATCCTCAACAAGCCGGGCCCGCTGACGGACGACGAGTTCACCGTCATGAAGCGCCACACCCTCATCGGCGCCGACATCATCGCCGGCATCCCGGGGATGGAGGAGGTCGTCTCGCTGGTGCGCTCGTCGCATGAGCGGTGGGACGGGCGCGGCTATCCCGACGGCCTGCAGGGCAACGAGGTGCCGCGCGGCGCCTACGTGATCGCCGTCTGCGATGCCTTCCACGCGATGACCGAGGACCGGGTCTACCGCAAGGCGATGTCGTTCGAGGGCGCGTGCGAGGAGCTCCGTCGCTGCTCCGGGTCCCAGTTCATGCCTGCGGCGGTCGACGCGCTGATCACGGTGGTCGAGCGGCGCGGCCGGCGCGTCCGCTACAGCCAGGCCGCCTGA
- the queA gene encoding tRNA preQ1(34) S-adenosylmethionine ribosyltransferase-isomerase QueA yields MHATALAYELPRELIAQTAAEPRDSARLLVYDRRTGAIRHRIFRDLPDELEPSDLVVVNDTRVLPVRLRARRATGGAAEVLLLEPAREGGWEALVRPYRRLREGERVVAGGLAVTIAQRLGDGRARVELGAEGSLEQALEAAGEMPLPPYITEPLRDPSRYQTVYARSAGSAAAPTAGLHFTDALWERLRERNEVVEVTLDVGLDTFRPLTADVVEEHHIHSERYAVSEAAAAAVESARSAGRRVVAVGTTTVRVLETVFGDPRGELEGRTRLLITPGHRFRATGGLVTNFHLPRSTLLALVMAFAGERQTRDLYRTAVGERYRFYSFGDASLIL; encoded by the coding sequence ATGCACGCAACCGCACTCGCCTACGAGCTGCCGCGAGAGCTGATCGCCCAGACGGCGGCGGAGCCGCGCGACAGCGCGCGGTTGCTGGTCTACGACCGCCGCACGGGGGCCATCCGCCATCGCATCTTCCGCGACCTGCCGGACGAGCTCGAGCCATCCGACCTGGTCGTGGTGAACGACACCCGGGTGCTGCCCGTGCGGCTGCGCGCCCGCCGCGCAACCGGCGGCGCGGCCGAGGTGCTCTTGCTCGAGCCCGCGCGCGAGGGGGGCTGGGAGGCGCTGGTCCGCCCGTACCGGCGGCTGCGGGAGGGGGAGCGGGTGGTCGCCGGGGGCCTGGCGGTGACGATTGCCCAGCGGCTCGGTGACGGGCGGGCGCGGGTCGAGCTCGGGGCCGAGGGATCGCTGGAGCAGGCGCTCGAGGCTGCGGGGGAGATGCCCTTGCCGCCCTACATCACCGAGCCGCTCCGCGATCCGTCCCGCTATCAGACGGTGTACGCCCGGTCTGCGGGGTCCGCGGCGGCGCCGACGGCCGGCCTGCACTTCACCGACGCCCTGTGGGAGCGTCTTCGCGAGCGCAACGAGGTCGTGGAGGTGACGCTCGACGTCGGACTGGACACCTTCCGGCCGCTCACGGCGGACGTCGTCGAGGAGCACCACATCCACTCGGAGCGGTACGCGGTGTCCGAGGCGGCCGCCGCGGCGGTCGAGTCGGCCCGGTCAGCCGGGCGGCGCGTGGTGGCCGTCGGCACGACCACGGTGCGGGTGCTCGAGACGGTGTTCGGCGACCCTCGCGGAGAGCTCGAGGGGAGAACGCGGCTGCTGATCACGCCGGGACACCGCTTTCGCGCCACCGGCGGGCTCGTGACGAACTTCCACCTGCCCCGCTCGACGCTGCTCGCCCTTGTCATGGCGTTCGCCGGGGAGCGGCAGACGCGCGACCTGTACCGTACGGCGGTGGGCGAGCGCTACCGGTTCTACAGCTTCGGCGACGCGAGCCTGATCCTGTGA
- the secD gene encoding protein translocase subunit SecD, whose translation MSEKRKNLLILGVVVVLVAGCAALMAVRSFRLGLDLRGGLEVVLDARPLPGQKVSQSDLDASRSILAKRIDPNGTLNPEIRSSTHPDQITIEVPGIKDPAGAASLLVSSGQLQSFDLYRFLDDASQGSSQYTAAPASSLYDLLVKLKPRVQADVTAHKGVGSWALFDARHRQLGRIEPQKQQVLEDYNPQNPVAPLDSQWLGIPRGTEVVSCAASVGCPGSLATSGTLYYLFDLNQNEQGNPYVITGDQVSAASDTDPTTGQPIVTLTYKNKGGDEFTNISARLAQEAIAAHLNDGVNNPPRGLPNAIVVDSRLVATPVVDPDENPNGIDARLNGSSVISGLSKSEADRIALEIQSGSLPIKFTATSFNNVSATLGKDSLRNGLIAGAAGLAFVMIFLIAFYGFLGVIADIALIIYGVLLAGVVLAWPVTMTLPGIAGTILTIGVAADANIVIFERIKEEVRAGKTIRTAIATGYARGFRTIIDANVVTLIAAAVLILVATSSVKGFAIMLFVGVCTSIFTAVVATRAMLALLAGFSFMSSPRVLGQIGTGDRWKRFDFIGRTKVWFAISGVFLVIGAVSLVGQGLNRGIDFTGGSQFTFKTPTAVSTANVSSSFAAAGVKDAVVQGVGAAKGGNYTQFQVKSHALPGGEQNALITKLAGRYGIATNSINSKNVSSSFGQSVLDQAYLAIAFSLLIIFMYVSFRFEWRYSVPVMVALAHDILITLGIYSLAQREVTADTVAAVLTVLGYSLYDTVIVFDRVRENIPILRRLSANAVVNESLAETITRSLNTSVVTLIPVVLLFIFGTGSLTDFAFALIVGIASGAYSSIFIASPLLAILLGRDPQFRGRAVEARVAGSPMPATVSAEPQPVAAGDAPAEPAERARRRRSRPHGRPR comes from the coding sequence GTGTCCGAGAAGCGGAAGAACCTGCTCATCCTGGGCGTTGTGGTCGTGCTGGTCGCCGGCTGTGCGGCGCTCATGGCCGTCCGGTCGTTCCGGCTCGGGCTCGACCTGCGGGGCGGCCTCGAGGTCGTGCTCGACGCGCGCCCGCTCCCCGGCCAGAAGGTGTCGCAGTCCGACCTGGACGCGTCGCGGTCCATCCTCGCCAAGCGCATCGACCCGAACGGGACGCTGAATCCCGAGATCCGCTCGTCGACGCATCCCGACCAGATCACGATCGAGGTGCCGGGGATCAAGGACCCGGCCGGAGCGGCGTCGCTGCTCGTCTCGAGCGGCCAGCTCCAGAGCTTTGACCTCTACCGCTTCCTGGACGACGCGTCGCAGGGAAGCTCGCAGTACACGGCCGCGCCGGCATCGTCGCTCTACGACCTGCTGGTCAAGCTGAAGCCGCGCGTCCAGGCGGACGTCACCGCTCACAAGGGCGTCGGCTCGTGGGCGCTGTTCGACGCGCGGCACCGGCAGCTCGGCAGGATCGAGCCGCAGAAGCAGCAGGTGCTCGAGGACTACAACCCGCAGAACCCGGTCGCCCCGCTCGACTCCCAGTGGCTCGGGATCCCGAGGGGCACCGAGGTGGTCTCGTGCGCGGCCTCGGTCGGGTGTCCCGGCTCCCTGGCCACCAGCGGCACGCTCTACTACCTGTTCGACCTCAACCAGAACGAGCAGGGCAACCCGTACGTGATCACCGGCGATCAGGTCTCCGCCGCGTCGGACACCGACCCGACCACCGGGCAGCCGATCGTGACGCTGACCTACAAGAACAAGGGCGGCGACGAGTTCACGAACATCTCCGCCCGCCTGGCGCAGGAGGCGATCGCCGCCCACCTGAACGACGGTGTGAACAACCCGCCCCGCGGGCTGCCCAACGCGATCGTGGTCGACAGCCGGCTGGTGGCGACGCCCGTCGTCGACCCTGACGAGAACCCGAACGGCATCGACGCGCGGCTGAACGGCAGCAGCGTGATCAGCGGCCTGAGCAAGTCCGAGGCGGACCGGATCGCGCTCGAGATCCAGTCCGGGTCGCTGCCGATCAAGTTCACCGCGACGAGCTTCAACAACGTGTCGGCGACGCTCGGCAAGGACTCGCTGCGCAACGGCCTGATCGCGGGAGCCGCCGGCCTGGCGTTCGTGATGATCTTCCTGATCGCGTTCTATGGCTTCCTCGGCGTGATCGCGGACATCGCGCTGATCATCTACGGCGTCCTGCTCGCGGGCGTGGTGCTCGCCTGGCCCGTGACCATGACGCTGCCCGGCATCGCCGGCACGATCCTCACGATCGGCGTCGCAGCCGACGCGAACATCGTGATCTTCGAGCGCATCAAGGAGGAGGTGCGCGCCGGGAAGACGATACGGACGGCGATCGCGACCGGCTACGCGCGCGGGTTCAGGACGATCATCGACGCGAACGTGGTCACGCTGATCGCCGCGGCGGTGCTGATCCTGGTCGCCACCTCCAGCGTCAAGGGCTTCGCGATCATGCTGTTCGTCGGCGTCTGCACGTCGATCTTCACGGCGGTGGTGGCGACGCGCGCCATGCTGGCGCTGCTCGCCGGATTCTCGTTCATGTCCAGCCCGCGGGTGCTCGGCCAGATCGGCACGGGCGACCGCTGGAAGCGCTTCGACTTCATCGGCCGCACCAAGGTCTGGTTCGCCATCTCAGGCGTCTTCCTGGTGATCGGCGCGGTCAGCCTCGTCGGCCAGGGCCTGAACCGCGGCATCGACTTCACCGGCGGCAGCCAGTTCACGTTCAAGACGCCGACGGCGGTCAGCACGGCCAACGTGTCCAGCAGCTTCGCCGCAGCAGGGGTGAAGGACGCCGTCGTCCAGGGCGTCGGCGCCGCCAAGGGCGGCAACTACACGCAGTTCCAGGTGAAGTCGCACGCGCTGCCCGGGGGGGAGCAGAACGCCTTGATCACCAAGCTGGCGGGGCGCTACGGGATCGCGACGAACTCGATCAACTCGAAGAACGTCTCGTCGTCCTTCGGCCAGTCGGTGCTGGATCAGGCCTACCTGGCGATCGCCTTCTCGCTGCTGATCATCTTCATGTACGTGTCGTTCCGGTTCGAGTGGCGCTACTCGGTGCCCGTGATGGTCGCGCTGGCCCATGACATCCTGATCACGCTGGGGATCTACTCGCTGGCGCAGCGCGAGGTCACGGCCGACACGGTGGCCGCGGTGCTGACGGTGCTCGGCTACTCGCTCTACGACACGGTGATCGTGTTCGACCGCGTGCGCGAGAACATCCCGATCCTCCGGCGGCTGTCGGCCAACGCGGTGGTCAACGAGTCTCTGGCCGAGACGATCACGCGCTCGCTGAACACGTCGGTCGTCACGCTGATCCCGGTCGTGCTGCTGTTCATCTTCGGCACGGGGTCGCTCACGGACTTCGCGTTCGCGCTGATCGTCGGCATCGCGTCCGGTGCCTACTCCTCGATCTTCATCGCCTCGCCGCTGCTCGCCATCCTGCTGGGGCGGGACCCGCAGTTCCGCGGCAGGGCCGTCGAAGCGCGTGTCGCCGGCTCGCCGATGCCGGCCACGGTCTCCGCCGAGCCGCAGCCCGTGGCCGCCGGTGACGCACCGGCGGAGCCGGCCGAGCGCGCGCGCCGCCGCCGCTCGAGGCCCCACGGCCGGCCGCGGTAG
- a CDS encoding sulfotransferase gives MTAARLLFLGGLHRSGTTMLARLLAEHPDVSGFADTGAPADEGQHLQDVYPVIAHGHQAGRFAGVPEAHLTEGSPLVTDDNRRRLWESWRSHWDESRAVLVEKSPPNLLMTRFLQAMFPEAGFVLVVRHPIAVSAATQKWSSTRPHQLLRHWEVAHRTLRGDLPWLRRAMLVRYERLVADPDAELGRVFRFAGVGDHAPGRRVEGGVNRDNFADDRTPRAGSNQRYFERWAERRRSPLKRLYLDVAERRVAPEAARFGYAMRPPGERPPGDPLVAELLEERAA, from the coding sequence GTGACCGCAGCCCGACTGCTGTTCCTCGGGGGGCTCCACCGAAGCGGCACCACGATGCTCGCGCGCCTGCTCGCCGAGCATCCCGACGTCAGCGGGTTCGCGGACACCGGCGCACCGGCGGACGAGGGGCAGCATCTGCAGGACGTCTATCCCGTCATCGCGCATGGTCACCAGGCCGGGCGGTTCGCCGGCGTCCCGGAGGCGCACCTGACCGAGGGCTCGCCGCTCGTGACCGACGACAACCGCCGGCGGCTGTGGGAGTCGTGGCGGTCGCACTGGGACGAGTCGCGCGCGGTGCTAGTCGAGAAATCGCCGCCGAACCTGCTTATGACCCGCTTCCTCCAGGCGATGTTCCCCGAGGCCGGTTTCGTCCTCGTGGTGCGCCACCCCATCGCCGTGTCCGCGGCGACGCAGAAGTGGAGCAGCACGCGGCCCCACCAGCTGCTTCGTCACTGGGAGGTCGCACACCGCACGCTGCGCGGCGACCTGCCGTGGCTGCGGCGGGCGATGCTGGTCCGGTATGAGCGGCTGGTGGCGGATCCGGACGCCGAGCTCGGCCGCGTGTTCAGGTTCGCGGGCGTCGGCGACCATGCCCCCGGCCGGCGCGTGGAGGGCGGGGTCAACCGCGACAACTTCGCGGACGACCGCACCCCGCGGGCGGGCAGCAACCAGCGCTACTTCGAGCGCTGGGCGGAGCGCCGGCGATCGCCGCTGAAGCGTCTGTACCTCGACGTCGCCGAGCGCCGCGTCGCGCCGGAGGCTGCTCGCTTCGGCTACGCGATGCGGCCGCCCGGCGAACGGCCGCCGGGCGACCCGCTCGTCGCGGAGCTGCTCGAGGAGCGCGCCGCATGA
- the tgt gene encoding tRNA guanosine(34) transglycosylase Tgt has translation MSVGEFRIVARDGDARAGVLETAHGPVETPVFMPVGTKATVKAMLPSELRDLGARIVLGNTYHLHFRPGEGLIERLGGLHRFMAWDRPILTDSGGFQVFSLRHTADRVDDEGVTFQSVYDGSRHRFTPELAMEVQRRLGSDIAMAFDECTRADVTPEQLAAAVRRTSLWARRSREAPRADGQLVFGIVQGATDMAMREQSAADIVSLGFDGHAIGGLSVGEERRVMLDTVAGTSALLPADRPRYFMGIGDPEGLLGVIARGVDMFDCVLPTRLGRTGSALTREGRINLRNARFADDPQPLVDGCSCPACAAFSRAYIRHLITQDEIAGLRLLTLHNLHWLIDLVRSARRAIVDGRFAAFAESVRTGDAGAVL, from the coding sequence GTGAGCGTGGGGGAGTTCCGCATCGTGGCCCGCGACGGCGATGCGCGGGCGGGCGTGCTCGAGACGGCGCACGGGCCGGTGGAGACGCCCGTGTTCATGCCGGTCGGCACGAAGGCGACGGTGAAAGCGATGCTGCCCTCCGAGCTGCGCGACCTGGGCGCCCGGATCGTGCTCGGCAACACCTATCACCTGCATTTCCGCCCGGGCGAGGGGCTGATCGAGCGGCTCGGCGGCCTGCACCGCTTCATGGCCTGGGATCGTCCCATCCTGACCGACTCGGGCGGCTTCCAGGTGTTCTCGCTCCGCCACACCGCGGACCGGGTGGACGACGAGGGCGTCACGTTCCAGTCCGTCTACGACGGCTCACGGCACCGGTTCACGCCGGAGCTGGCGATGGAGGTGCAGCGGCGGCTCGGATCGGACATCGCAATGGCCTTCGACGAGTGCACGCGGGCCGATGTGACGCCGGAGCAGCTGGCGGCCGCGGTGCGGCGCACGTCGCTCTGGGCGCGACGCAGCCGGGAGGCGCCGCGCGCGGACGGCCAGCTGGTCTTCGGCATCGTGCAGGGGGCGACGGACATGGCGATGCGCGAGCAGAGCGCGGCCGACATCGTCTCGCTGGGTTTCGACGGCCACGCGATCGGCGGGCTGTCGGTCGGGGAGGAGCGGCGCGTGATGCTGGACACCGTGGCCGGGACGTCGGCGCTGCTGCCGGCCGACCGGCCTCGGTACTTCATGGGCATCGGCGATCCGGAGGGCCTGCTCGGCGTGATCGCGCGCGGCGTCGACATGTTCGACTGTGTCCTGCCCACCCGGCTCGGCCGCACCGGGAGCGCGCTGACGAGGGAGGGGCGCATCAACCTGCGCAATGCGCGCTTCGCCGACGATCCGCAGCCGCTGGTCGACGGCTGCAGCTGCCCCGCCTGCGCGGCATTCTCCCGGGCCTACATCCGGCACCTGATCACCCAGGACGAGATCGCGGGGCTGCGGCTGCTCACCCTCCACAACCTGCACTGGCTGATCGACCTGGTCCGCTCCGCCCGTCGGGCGATCGTCGATGGCCGGTTTGCGGCGTTCGCCGAGAGCGTGCGCACGGGTGACGCCGGAGCCGTCCTCTAG
- a CDS encoding sulfotransferase domain-containing protein encodes MAVEQRPLSDLQPAVERRRGVGERARMRFRSATRNHRALPDFLILGGQRCGSTSLYTMLCEHPQVMPASHKEPHFFDVNHLRGQAFYRRLFPLRAHMRARARRIGAAVITGEGTTHYLSQPAVPARVAAMLPHVRLVAILRDPVERAYSHYQLARRNGRELLGFEEALAAEDERLAGEEERLLADPAYRGDAYAVQSYRTRGLYLRQLEWWWQHVPAERLLVLRSEDMFADPAPVYRQVTDFLGIEHHARSDRFPARNQVSYSDMDAGTRAELRAFYAGPNRALEERLGRAMHWQGPE; translated from the coding sequence ATGGCCGTCGAACAGCGCCCACTGAGCGATCTGCAGCCGGCAGTCGAGCGGCGCCGCGGCGTGGGCGAACGTGCACGGATGCGGTTTCGCTCCGCGACCAGAAACCACCGCGCGCTGCCGGACTTCCTCATCCTGGGCGGCCAGCGCTGCGGGTCGACCTCGCTCTACACGATGCTCTGCGAGCACCCGCAGGTGATGCCCGCCAGCCACAAGGAGCCGCACTTCTTCGACGTGAACCACCTGCGCGGCCAGGCGTTCTACCGCCGGCTGTTCCCGTTGAGGGCGCACATGCGGGCGCGCGCGCGGCGGATCGGCGCGGCGGTGATCACCGGCGAGGGTACGACGCACTACCTGTCGCAACCGGCCGTTCCCGCCCGCGTGGCCGCCATGCTTCCCCACGTGCGGCTGGTGGCGATCCTCCGCGACCCGGTCGAGCGCGCGTATTCGCACTACCAGCTGGCGCGGCGCAACGGCCGGGAGCTGCTCGGCTTCGAGGAGGCACTGGCGGCCGAGGACGAGCGGCTTGCAGGTGAGGAGGAGCGCCTGCTCGCCGATCCCGCGTACAGGGGCGACGCCTACGCCGTCCAGAGCTATCGGACGCGCGGGCTCTACCTCCGGCAGCTCGAATGGTGGTGGCAGCACGTCCCCGCGGAGCGGCTGCTCGTGCTGCGCAGCGAGGACATGTTCGCCGACCCGGCCCCGGTGTACCGGCAGGTGACCGACTTCCTGGGCATCGAGCACCATGCGAGAAGCGACCGGTTTCCGGCGCGAAACCAGGTCAGCTACTCGGACATGGACGCCGGCACGAGAGCCGAGCTGCGCGCGTTCTACGCGGGGCCGAACCGCGCGCTCGAGGAGCGCCTCGGCCGGGCGATGCACTGGCAAGGGCCGGAGTGA
- a CDS encoding lipopolysaccharide biosynthesis protein has protein sequence MMSEGRRMRSLAGQSMVYGLGGMIGRFAGFFLVPVYLHAAGAKAYGTVDLMLSAVLLASIMLRMGIVTTMSRFTLGEAAPDWRPVIHTIFTFVMAVATIGVVIGFLLRHEIGHLLQVHTSIVLAGLFGLWISMNYDVMARVYRIERRAAAWVRFTLLNVLLTTVLTLLLVLVFDQGALGLLVGNFTGTALVYLAVAIARRRTIGVRHFDRPVLRDLLTYSLPLMPANIALWALNLADRIQVQRLAGHEELGVYSVAARVAVPVLVLMGAFQTAWAPFAHDVRGQEGDEQAKRTYASVLSYWSIVMGWGLVAVTLTAPPYIGYAMPDNARSAIPVVGMLAGGTVLYGGYLIVNIGVTISKRTLMTPLICIVAAAVNLGLNFWAIPRWGIVGAGATTVIGYALLLWLGWLNAERSYPVPYQWSRVARVAAMVVAFMALSQWVIPDVGVLAVTVRLLLVAAFPLALIPIGALTRGDLRKGRGMVLSRFRRSAVEPAT, from the coding sequence ATGATGTCCGAGGGCCGCCGCATGCGGTCGCTCGCCGGCCAGTCGATGGTCTACGGCCTGGGCGGCATGATCGGCCGGTTCGCGGGGTTCTTCCTGGTGCCGGTCTACCTCCATGCCGCCGGCGCAAAGGCGTACGGCACCGTCGACCTGATGCTGTCGGCGGTGCTGCTCGCCTCGATCATGCTGCGGATGGGGATCGTGACGACGATGTCGCGCTTCACGCTCGGCGAGGCCGCCCCGGACTGGCGTCCCGTGATCCATACGATCTTCACCTTTGTGATGGCGGTGGCCACGATCGGCGTGGTGATCGGCTTCCTGCTGCGCCACGAGATCGGGCACCTGCTCCAGGTGCACACGTCGATCGTGCTGGCCGGACTGTTCGGCCTGTGGATCAGCATGAACTACGACGTGATGGCGCGCGTCTACCGGATCGAGCGACGGGCCGCCGCGTGGGTGCGGTTCACCCTCCTGAACGTGCTCCTGACGACGGTGCTCACGCTCCTGCTGGTGCTCGTCTTCGATCAGGGCGCCCTCGGTCTGCTGGTCGGCAATTTCACGGGAACCGCGCTGGTCTACCTCGCGGTCGCGATCGCCCGGCGCCGGACGATCGGGGTGCGGCACTTCGACCGGCCGGTGCTGCGCGACCTGCTGACGTACTCGTTGCCGCTGATGCCGGCCAACATCGCGCTCTGGGCGCTGAACCTGGCCGATCGAATCCAGGTCCAGCGCCTGGCCGGGCACGAGGAGCTGGGCGTCTACTCCGTCGCCGCGCGCGTCGCCGTCCCGGTGCTCGTGCTGATGGGCGCCTTCCAGACGGCCTGGGCGCCGTTCGCGCACGACGTCCGCGGCCAGGAGGGCGACGAGCAGGCGAAGCGCACCTATGCGTCCGTGCTCTCGTACTGGTCGATCGTGATGGGATGGGGACTCGTCGCTGTCACGCTCACCGCGCCGCCGTACATCGGCTACGCGATGCCGGACAACGCGCGCAGCGCCATCCCCGTGGTCGGCATGCTCGCGGGCGGCACGGTGCTCTACGGCGGCTACCTGATCGTGAACATCGGTGTGACGATCAGCAAGCGCACGCTGATGACGCCGCTCATCTGCATCGTCGCGGCGGCGGTCAACCTCGGGCTCAACTTCTGGGCGATCCCGCGGTGGGGCATCGTCGGCGCCGGCGCCACCACGGTGATCGGCTATGCGCTGCTGCTCTGGCTGGGCTGGCTGAATGCCGAGCGCAGCTACCCGGTGCCGTACCAGTGGTCGCGAGTGGCGCGGGTCGCGGCGATGGTGGTGGCGTTCATGGCGCTGTCCCAGTGGGTGATCCCCGACGTCGGCGTGCTGGCGGTGACCGTCCGCCTGCTGCTGGTCGCCGCGTTCCCGCTGGCGCTGATCCCGATCGGCGCGCTCACCCGCGGCGACCTGAGAAAGGGCCGGGGGATGGTGCTGTCCCGCTTCCGCCGGAGCGCCGTGGAGCCGGCCACGTGA